CGAAGCCCCGGTCCCGGAGAGAGGCCGTGATCTCGTAGCCGTAGGCGGGGCGGCGGGAGAGGATGGCCAGCACGATGCCCTCGAGCGTCCCCTTGAGCATCTCCGTGTCCTGGCGTGCCATGTCCCACCCCTGCTACCTAGTGTCAGTGACTACTGGTACGTAGTAAGACTGAGTAGCGGGGTGCGCAAGAGGTCCGGGGGCCGGTTCCGGACGCGGACGACCCCGCCCGCAGGAGTGCGGACGGGGTCGGGTCGGGTCGGATCAGCCGATGAGCGGCGGGATCGCGGCGCGGGCGTGGGTCAGCCACCCCTCGGGCACGCCGAGCCCCTCGACGAGCTCACGCGACTTGCCGCGCAGGTCTGCGCACAACTCGTCGACGGCGGCGGTGATCGCCTTGCTCCGCTTCGGGTCGAACACCTCGTGCTCCAGGAACCAGGCGCGGTTCGCCTCGATCGTGGCCAGCGCGTACAGATCGCACACCTTCACGAGCAGAGCCTTGATGTAGTCGTCGTCACACTGCTCGATCCCCCCGATGAACGCCTCGAGGACGATGCGGTCGATGTGGGCCTTCGCGGCCTCCAGCATGTGGGGCTGGCAGGCGTTGATGGCCTCGAAGCTGTCCTCGGCCTTGGCCGCGGTCCGCATGCGGCGGGCGAGCCCCTCGATCGTGTGCTGCTCGCGGAACTCGAACATCTGGACGTGCCAGCCGCGGGCGCTCAGCCGGTCGGCCTCCGGCTTGCGGTCGGCCGAGGCGATGAGGCGCTCGATGACGGAGCGGGCGGTGGTCCGCTCCATGACGGCGCTGCCGATGAGGCGGGCCGTCTTCTGCGCCGTCCCCCGCATGTCCATGTCGCCCCAGGAGGCCTTGTAGTCCAGCAGGAGGGCCTTGGCCACGAGCTGCAGGAGCACCGTGTTGTCGCCCTCGAAGGTGGCGAAGACGTCGGCGTCCTGGCGCAGCAGCGTCAGGCCGTTGTCCGACATGTAGCCTGCGCCGCCGCAGGCCTCACGACACTCCTGGATCGTGTCGTTCGCCCAGCGCGTCTGGAGCGCCTTCATGCCCGCGGCCCGCGTCTCCAGCTCGCGGGACGCCTGCGGGTCGGCCCCGGCCGCGTCGGTGACGCGCTGCAGCTGGAGCGCCAGCTCGGTCTGCGCGAAGCCGTAAGCGTAGGCGCGGGCGACGTTCGGTAGCAGCCGGCGCTGGTGCGTGCGGTAGTCGAGCAGCAGGATCTCCTCGCCGAGGCCCGGCTGGCGGAACTGCCGGCGCCGGTCCGCGTAATTGACGGCGATCGTGAGCGCCTTGCGGGTGGCCGAAGCGGCCCCGCCCCCCACGCAGATCCGGCCGCGCACCAGCGTGCCGAGCATCGTGAAGAAGCGGGCGTTCTTCGAGGAGATGGGGAGTGGTACTCGCCGTCGGCGTCGATGCCGCCGTAGCGGTCCAGCAGCATCAGGCGCGGGACGCGGACGTGGTCGAACGACAAGGTGCCGTTGTCGACGCCGAGCAGCCCGCCCTTGTGTCCCTGGTCGCCGGTGGTGACCCCGGGTAGGTCGTTGCCGTCCTCGTCGCGGATGGCCACCAGGACGACGTGCACGCCGTGGTGTTCGCCGTCGACATAGAGCTGCCCGAAGACCGCGGCCATGCGGCCGTCGCGCCCGGCGTTGCCCAGGTAGGCCTTCGTCGCGGTCGAGGTGGGC
The DNA window shown above is from Tessaracoccus defluvii and carries:
- a CDS encoding acyl-CoA dehydrogenase family protein translates to MLGTLVRGRICVGGGAASATRKALTIAVNYADRRRQFRQPGLGEEILLLDYRTHQRRLLPNVARAYAYGFAQTELALQLQRVTDAAGADPQASRELETRAAGMKALQTRWANDTIQECREACGGAGYMSDNGLTLLRQDADVFATFEGDNTVLLQLVAKALLLDYKASWGDMDMRGTAQKTARLIGSAVMERTTARSVIERLIASADRKPEADRLSARGWHVQMFEFREQHTIEGLARRMRTAAKAEDSFEAINACQPHMLEAAKAHIDRIVLEAFIGGIEQCDDDYIKALLVKVCDLYALATIEANRAWFLEHEVFDPKRSKAITAAVDELCADLRGKSRELVEGLGVPEGWLTHARAAIPPLIG